In Deltaproteobacteria bacterium, the following proteins share a genomic window:
- a CDS encoding phage integrase family protein translates to MPTRPFYARSPTIPASVRALWLKAWRTACERAGFIGKREGGITPHDLRHIAATDMRRAGIPESIII, encoded by the coding sequence ATCCCTACCAGACCCTTCTACGCCCGCTCGCCCACCATCCCCGCGTCGGTCCGAGCCCTCTGGCTGAAGGCGTGGCGGACAGCCTGCGAGCGGGCCGGCTTCATCGGCAAGCGGGAAGGCGGGATCACGCCCCACGATCTTCGGCACATCGCCGCCACGGACATGCGCCGGGCCGGCATCCCGGAGTCGATCATCATCTAG